AAGACTTAAGAACGCCTCGCCATTAATACCAGGAGTAGGTATATGGATAGAAAATCTATAAATAGCTAAACCTAAAAAGAGATAAAAAAGTCTCCTTTTTAACTCAGGAATATTAGCTAAACTTAAAAGATTTTCTCTTCCGTTCACTACCGCTTGTCTCCAATAACTATACCTTAACTATCTCTACTTTACCGCCTGCCTTTTCGATCTTTTCTTTAGCGGTTTTAGAAACTGCATGGACTTTCACTATTAATGGTTTATCTATCTCCCCGTCACCCAAAAGTTTAACCAACTTATCCTTTCCTTTTAGCAAACCCTTTAATTTTAAACTCTCTAAATCTACTACTGCGTTAGCCTCAAATCTTTCTGCTAAATCTTTTACATTTACCACTTTGTACTCTTTTTTAAATATGTTATTAAAACCTCTCTTAGGAACTCTTCTGA
Above is a genomic segment from Thermodesulfobacterium commune DSM 2178 containing:
- the rplO gene encoding 50S ribosomal protein L15 → MTLEKLKPFAGSKHREKRVGRGHGSGHGKTSCRGHKGQKAREGLDIRPWFEGGQTPLIRRVPKRGFNNIFKKEYKVVNVKDLAERFEANAVVDLESLKLKGLLKGKDKLVKLLGDGEIDKPLIVKVHAVSKTAKEKIEKAGGKVEIVKV